The sequence AGACAGATATCGGCCCGGCCGATTGGGAAGAAGCTGAGATCGAAGATGGGGCCGGTGTCCTGGGCTTCTTCTCCGCAAGCTCCATCTGGCCCTTCGTGATGACCGTCGCGATCGTGCTCATGGCCTACGGCCTGGCCTTCTTCCACATCTGGCTCGTGCTGTTCGGTGCAGTCATCCTGATTTTCGGCGGTACGATGCTGAACTTGCAGTACGGCCTCCCGCCTGAGAAGCACTAGGCCTTCCGCACTAGCTAGACCTTTCCTCTCCCTCCCTTCTCTAATCCCGAGAAGGACTTCCCGCACGGACACCAGGTTGGATTGCACTCCAGTCCTCCAAGAGAGTCCTGCGGGATTTTCCTATGCGCCGAGTTACACGCCCCCGTACCGGGCGCACGAAGAACCCCCACCTTCGCGAGCTGTCTGCTCGAAGGCGGGGGTTCTACTCGGTGTGCTAGCGGGGATTAACCCCAACTAGCTGGTGCCTCTCACCCCAGTAGGGGAGTGGCTCTCCCCTACGGCTTTAGCGGCGATCGTCGTGCTTCAGATCGGTGACACCGTCGGTGTCGATCTGCTCCTTGCGCAGCTCCTCGCTGTGGCGCTCGGTGTCGGTGATCTGCTCCTTAGAGAGGTTCACCTTCTCCACCGGCACGGACTCCTTGGAGACGTTCACGCGCTCCTCGTGAAGCGTGACCTCGGCGGA comes from Corynebacterium heidelbergense and encodes:
- a CDS encoding cytochrome c oxidase subunit 4, which translates into the protein MTSGAKLFYGIATFFGIVTVIYILATIYFKDSGSLVGLEWAGATGLVMAFLLALMLAGYLNLTDSKTDIGPADWEEAEIEDGAGVLGFFSASSIWPFVMTVAIVLMAYGLAFFHIWLVLFGAVILIFGGTMLNLQYGLPPEKH